From a single Leclercia sp. AS011 genomic region:
- the ppsA gene encoding phosphoenolpyruvate synthase, giving the protein MSNNGSSPLVLWYNQLGMNDVDRVGGKNASLGEMITNLSSMGVSVPNGFATTADAFNYFLDQSGVNQRIYELLDNTDIDDVSELAKAGTQIRQWIIDTPFQPELEKAIHDAYNQLSADDAQASFAVRSSATAEDMPDASFAGQQETFLNVQGYDAVLVAVKHVFASLFNDRAISYRVHQGYDHRGVALSAGVQRMVRSDLASSGVMFSIDTESGFDQVVFITSAWGLGEMVVQGAVNPDEFYVHKPTLAADRPAIVRRTMGSKKIRMIYAPTQEHGKQVRIEDVPQEQCDRFSLTDAEVQELAKQAVQIEKHYGRPMDIEWAKDGNTGKLFIVQARPETVRSRGQVMERYTLHAQGNIIAEGRAIGHRIGAGPVKVIHDISEMNRIQPGDVLVTDMTDPDWEPIMKKAAAIVTNRGGRTCHAAIIARELGIPAVVGCGDATERMKDDQNVTVSCAEGDTGYVYAEILDFSVKSSSVDTMPDLPLKIMMNVGNPDRAFDFACLPNEGVGLARLEFIINRMIGVHPRALLEFDDQDPKLQKEIREMMKGYDSPKEFYVGRLTEGIATLGAAFYPKRVIVRLSDFKSNEYANLVGGERYEPEEENPMLGFRGAGRYVSDSFRDCFALECEAVKRVRNDMGLTNVEIMVPFVRTVDQAKAVVDELARQGLKRGENGLKIIMMCEIPSNALLAEQFLEHFDGFSIGSNDMTQLALGLDRDSGVVSALFDERNDAVKALLSMAIRAAKKQGKYVGICGQGPSDHEDFAAWLMEEGIDSLSLNPDTVVQTWLSLAELNK; this is encoded by the coding sequence ATGTCCAACAATGGCTCGTCACCGCTGGTGCTTTGGTATAACCAACTCGGCATGAATGATGTAGACAGAGTTGGAGGCAAAAATGCCTCCCTGGGTGAAATGATTACGAATCTGTCCAGTATGGGTGTCTCCGTACCGAATGGATTTGCGACTACCGCCGATGCTTTTAACTATTTTCTGGATCAAAGCGGCGTAAACCAGCGCATTTACGAACTACTGGATAACACGGACATTGATGATGTCTCCGAGCTTGCCAAAGCCGGGACCCAGATCCGCCAGTGGATCATCGATACACCTTTCCAGCCTGAACTGGAAAAAGCCATTCACGACGCCTACAACCAGCTCTCTGCTGATGATGCCCAGGCCTCCTTTGCCGTGCGCTCCTCTGCTACCGCAGAAGATATGCCGGACGCTTCGTTCGCCGGGCAGCAGGAAACCTTCCTCAACGTGCAGGGCTACGATGCCGTGCTGGTGGCGGTAAAACATGTGTTTGCCTCCCTGTTTAATGACCGCGCGATCTCCTATCGCGTGCATCAGGGTTATGACCACCGCGGCGTAGCGCTGTCGGCAGGCGTGCAGCGCATGGTGCGTTCGGATCTGGCCTCGTCAGGCGTGATGTTCTCTATTGATACCGAATCGGGTTTCGATCAGGTGGTCTTTATCACCTCCGCCTGGGGTCTGGGCGAGATGGTAGTGCAGGGTGCCGTTAACCCGGACGAGTTTTACGTTCACAAGCCAACCCTGGCAGCGGATCGCCCGGCAATCGTGCGTCGCACCATGGGTTCGAAAAAAATCCGCATGATCTATGCGCCGACCCAGGAGCATGGCAAGCAGGTGCGGATTGAAGATGTGCCGCAGGAGCAGTGCGACCGCTTCTCCCTGACCGATGCTGAAGTGCAGGAGCTGGCGAAGCAGGCGGTACAGATCGAGAAACACTATGGCCGTCCGATGGATATCGAGTGGGCCAAAGACGGTAATACCGGCAAGCTGTTTATCGTCCAGGCGCGTCCGGAAACCGTGCGTTCCCGCGGTCAGGTGATGGAGCGTTATACGCTTCACGCACAAGGCAACATCATTGCGGAAGGCCGTGCCATCGGCCACCGCATCGGCGCGGGTCCGGTGAAGGTGATCCACGACATCAGCGAAATGAACCGTATCCAGCCGGGCGACGTGCTGGTGACCGACATGACCGACCCGGACTGGGAACCGATCATGAAAAAGGCGGCGGCGATTGTCACCAACCGCGGCGGCCGTACCTGTCACGCGGCAATCATCGCCCGTGAGCTGGGCATCCCGGCCGTCGTCGGCTGTGGCGATGCTACCGAGCGCATGAAGGACGATCAGAACGTCACCGTCTCCTGTGCCGAAGGCGATACCGGCTACGTCTACGCCGAGATCCTCGACTTCAGCGTGAAGAGCTCCAGCGTCGACACCATGCCGGATCTGCCGCTGAAGATCATGATGAACGTCGGTAACCCGGACCGCGCTTTTGACTTCGCCTGCCTGCCAAACGAAGGCGTCGGCCTGGCGCGTCTGGAGTTCATCATCAACCGCATGATCGGGGTTCACCCGCGCGCGCTGCTGGAGTTTGACGACCAGGATCCGAAGCTGCAGAAAGAGATCCGCGAGATGATGAAGGGTTACGACTCGCCGAAAGAGTTCTACGTCGGCCGTCTGACCGAAGGGATCGCCACCCTGGGCGCGGCGTTCTACCCGAAACGCGTCATCGTGCGTCTCTCCGACTTCAAATCTAACGAATACGCCAACCTGGTGGGCGGCGAGCGTTACGAGCCGGAAGAAGAGAACCCGATGCTGGGCTTCCGCGGTGCCGGTCGTTATGTCTCTGACAGCTTCCGCGACTGCTTTGCGCTGGAGTGCGAGGCGGTAAAACGCGTGCGCAACGACATGGGGCTGACCAACGTCGAGATCATGGTGCCATTCGTGCGTACCGTCGATCAGGCGAAAGCGGTAGTCGACGAGCTGGCGCGTCAGGGGCTGAAGCGCGGCGAGAACGGACTCAAGATCATTATGATGTGTGAGATCCCGTCCAACGCCCTGCTGGCAGAGCAGTTCCTGGAACACTTCGACGGTTTCTCTATCGGCTCCAACGATATGACGCAGCTGGCGCTGGGCCTGGACCGCGACTCCGGCGTAGTCTCTGCGCTGTTTGATGAGCGTAACGACGCGGTCAAAGCGCTGCTGTCGATGGCCATCCGAGCCGCCAAGAAACAGGGCAAGTACGTGGGTATCTGCGGTCAGGGACCGTCCGACCACGAAGACTTTGCCGCCTGGCTGATGGAAGAGGGGATCGATAGCCTGTCCCTGAACCCGGATACCGTGGTGCAAACCTGGCTGAGCCTGGCGGAACTGAATAAGTAA
- the ppsR gene encoding posphoenolpyruvate synthetase regulatory kinase/phosphorylase PpsR, whose protein sequence is MDNAVDRHVFYISDGTAITAEVLGHAVMSQFPVSINSITLPFVENESRARAVKDQIDAIFQQTGERPLVFYSIVIPEIRNIILQSEGFCQDIVQALVAPLQQELKLDPTPVAHRTHGLNPANIIKYDARIAAIDYTLAHDDGISMRNLDQAQVILLGVSRCGKTPTSLYLALQFGIRAANYPFIADDMDNLVLPAALKPLQHKLFGLTINPERLAAIREERRENSRYASMRQCRLEVAEVEALYRKNNIPWLNSTNYSVEEIATKILDIMGLNRRMY, encoded by the coding sequence ATGGATAATGCTGTCGATCGCCACGTTTTTTATATTTCTGATGGTACGGCGATCACCGCCGAAGTGTTGGGCCATGCGGTGATGTCGCAATTCCCGGTTTCCATCAACAGCATCACGCTGCCGTTCGTGGAAAACGAGAGCCGCGCCCGAGCGGTGAAAGATCAAATTGACGCCATTTTCCAGCAGACCGGGGAGCGTCCGCTGGTGTTCTACTCGATTGTGATCCCGGAAATTCGCAACATCATTCTGCAAAGCGAAGGCTTCTGCCAGGACATCGTGCAGGCGCTGGTGGCCCCGCTGCAGCAGGAGCTGAAGCTGGACCCGACGCCGGTGGCGCACCGTACCCACGGCCTGAACCCGGCGAATATCATCAAATATGACGCCCGTATCGCCGCCATCGATTACACCCTCGCTCATGATGACGGCATCTCGATGCGTAACCTCGATCAGGCCCAGGTCATTCTGCTCGGCGTCTCGCGCTGCGGGAAAACGCCCACCAGCCTCTATCTGGCGTTGCAGTTCGGGATCCGCGCCGCCAACTACCCCTTCATTGCCGATGATATGGATAACCTCGTCCTGCCAGCGGCGCTCAAACCCCTGCAGCATAAGCTCTTTGGTTTGACCATAAACCCGGAACGGCTGGCGGCGATCCGCGAAGAGCGCCGGGAGAATAGCCGCTACGCCTCGATGCGCCAGTGCCGGCTGGAGGTGGCCGAAGTCGAAGCCCTGTACCGGAAAAACAACATTCCGTGGCTGAACAGCACCAACTATTCGGTAGAAGAGATCGCCACCAAAATCCTCGACATTATGGGTCTCAATCGCCGCATGTACTAA
- the aroH gene encoding 3-deoxy-7-phosphoheptulonate synthase AroH, which translates to MNKTDELRTARIDSLVTPAELAQRYPVSAAVAENVTTSRKRIEKILNGDDRRLLVIVGPCSIHDLDAAMDYAQRLKGLRDKHHARLEIVMRTYFEKPRTVVGWKGLISDPDLNGSYRVNHGIQLARKLLLQVNELGVPTATEFLDMVTGQFIADLISWGAIGARTTESQIHREMASALSCPVGFKNGTDGNTRIAVDAIRAARASHMFLSPDKNGQMTIYQTSGNPYGHIIMRGGKQPNYHAQDLAEACDTLREFDLPEQLVVDFSHGNCQKQHRRQLDVCDEICQQIRNGSTAIAGIMAESFLREGTQKVVVGQPITYGQSITDPCLSWEDTEVLLDKLASAVDSRF; encoded by the coding sequence ATGAATAAAACCGATGAACTGCGCACAGCGCGTATCGATAGTCTGGTGACGCCAGCTGAACTGGCCCAGCGGTACCCTGTATCTGCGGCAGTGGCAGAGAACGTTACAACGTCACGTAAACGTATTGAAAAAATCCTTAACGGCGACGATCGCCGCCTGCTGGTGATTGTTGGCCCCTGCTCTATTCACGACCTCGATGCCGCGATGGACTATGCTCAGCGCCTGAAGGGGCTGCGGGATAAACACCATGCCCGCCTGGAAATCGTGATGCGCACCTATTTCGAAAAGCCGCGCACCGTAGTGGGCTGGAAAGGGCTGATCTCCGATCCCGATCTGAACGGCAGCTACCGCGTGAATCACGGCATTCAGCTGGCGCGTAAGCTGCTGTTGCAGGTTAACGAGCTGGGCGTACCCACCGCCACCGAGTTTCTCGATATGGTGACCGGGCAGTTTATCGCCGATCTGATCAGCTGGGGAGCCATCGGGGCCCGAACCACCGAAAGCCAGATCCACCGTGAAATGGCTTCAGCGCTCTCCTGCCCGGTGGGCTTTAAAAACGGCACCGACGGCAATACCCGCATCGCGGTCGATGCCATCCGCGCCGCCCGCGCCAGCCACATGTTCCTCTCCCCGGATAAGAACGGGCAGATGACCATCTATCAGACCAGCGGCAACCCGTACGGCCACATCATCATGCGCGGCGGCAAACAGCCGAATTATCACGCGCAGGATCTGGCGGAAGCCTGCGATACCCTGCGTGAGTTCGACCTGCCCGAGCAGCTGGTGGTGGATTTCAGCCACGGCAACTGCCAGAAACAGCACCGCCGTCAGCTGGACGTTTGCGATGAGATTTGCCAGCAGATCCGCAACGGCTCTACCGCCATCGCCGGGATCATGGCCGAAAGCTTCCTGCGCGAAGGTACGCAAAAGGTGGTGGTTGGTCAGCCCATCACTTACGGTCAGTCGATCACCGACCCTTGCCTGAGCTGGGAAGATACCGAGGTCCTGCTGGATAAACTTGCCTCGGCAGTCGACAGCCGTTTTTAA
- the hemP gene encoding hemin uptake protein HemP — translation MIIIVTLIAILKNIMSRMDNTAATLPRPEDKTQPAPGANDRRIDSKQLLGEAGRVIIEHDGQHYLLRQTHAGKLILTK, via the coding sequence ATGATTATCATTGTTACATTGATTGCTATTTTGAAAAACATTATGTCACGTATGGATAACACTGCAGCAACGCTCCCTCGTCCTGAAGACAAAACACAGCCAGCCCCGGGCGCGAACGATCGTCGCATCGACAGCAAACAGCTGTTGGGCGAAGCGGGCCGCGTCATTATCGAGCATGACGGCCAGCACTACCTGCTGCGTCAGACACATGCCGGAAAATTAATCCTCACAAAATAA